A region of Chloroflexota bacterium DNA encodes the following proteins:
- a CDS encoding DUF3068 domain-containing protein — MLESTDYGNYPVCVTGSPTALEARYVGQEVFMGINVLVYEVSTPEGGINTPGRWGNPEMWLNRWIRLKVEPLSGTTVSFEDETQKIARIPVFDKLFPQTRPINFTNMTVYEHHLVFANETVRQAVHDAKFYRWALPWGDTYLPWLVFGLGTIMGLSGLILLVRRKAARAPIAEPVADSSTAGAVSRPEYQL; from the coding sequence ATTTTAGAATCCACGGATTACGGGAACTACCCCGTCTGCGTTACCGGGAGTCCTACCGCTCTCGAGGCGAGATATGTCGGCCAGGAAGTCTTCATGGGTATAAACGTTCTGGTTTATGAGGTTTCTACCCCAGAGGGTGGGATTAACACTCCTGGCAGGTGGGGTAATCCAGAGATGTGGCTCAATCGGTGGATCAGGCTGAAGGTGGAGCCTCTCTCTGGGACAACCGTCAGCTTTGAGGACGAAACGCAAAAGATTGCCAGGATTCCCGTCTTTGATAAGCTGTTCCCACAAACGCGTCCTATCAATTTTACCAACATGACTGTATACGAGCACCATCTGGTGTTTGCCAACGAGACGGTTAGACAGGCAGTGCACGATGCAAAGTTCTATCGTTGGGCTCTGCCTTGGGGCGATACTTATCTCCCCTGGCTAGTCTTCGGGCTGGGGACGATCATGGGGCTTTCTGGACTGATACTTCTGGTCAGGCGAAAGGCGGCTCGGGCGCCCATAGCTGAGCCTGTGGCGGACAGTAGCACAGCAGGCGCTGTCTCCAGGCCCGAATATCAACTATGA